A single window of Colletes latitarsis isolate SP2378_abdomen chromosome 11, iyColLati1, whole genome shotgun sequence DNA harbors:
- the Dib gene encoding cytochrome P450 302a1, mitochondrial: MYTRLSRCNQSVPKKKLRHQFVCDNFATRKTVANGVQPRPFEDVPGPKSLPIIGTLYKYLPLTGEYSFTNLYESGVRKLKSFGPIVREEIVPGVNIVWIYRPEDIAEIFKAESGLHPERRSHLALLKYRKDRKDVYNTGGLLPTNGPEWWRLRKEFQKVTSKPQDVMNYLEETNHVVQEFVELCSKEKFEDFLPILSRLYLELTCLVVFDVRLNSFSKKERFENSRSSKLIKAAFATNSAILKLDNGFQLWRYFETPLYRKLRKAQMYMETIALELVSLKKDKEARQNKSFLNAYLENPALDIKDVVGMACDMLLAGIDTTTYSTAFTLYHLARNQDIQEKLRSEAMQLLPRHDQPVTADILRNAMYTKAVIKESLRLNPISVGVGRILQTDVVISGYKIPKGTVVVTQNQVICRLPEYFSNPDTFIPERWLRENSENKAKSVHPYVLLPFGHGPRSCIARRFAEQNMQVLLLRISRQLKFTWHGGQLGILSLLINKPDAPLKLEFRDIGKADSTS; the protein is encoded by the exons ATGTACACGCGGCTGAGCAGATGCAATCAGTCTGTGCCTAAAAAGAAACTGCGTCACCAATTTGTCTGTGATAACTTTGCGACACGCAAGACCGTAGCGAACGGTGTTCAACCAAGGCCTTTCGAGGATGTGCCTGGACCAAAATCTTTACCTATTATCGGAACGCTTTACAAATATCTACCATTAACTg GGGAATATAGTTTTACAAATTTGTACGAAAGTGGAgtaagaaaattgaaaagtttcgggCCCATAGTGCGCGAAGAAATAGTACCGGGTGTAAATATTGTGTGGATCTATCGGCCGGAAGATATAGCCGAGATTTTTAAAGCGGAATCTGGTTTGCATCCAGAAAGAAGGAGTCACCTGGCTCTTTTAAAATATCGAAAAGATCGGAAAGACGTGTACAACACTGGAGGCCTATTACCcac AAATGGACCAGAATGGTGGAGGTTACGTAAAGAATTTCAAAAAGTTACTAGCAAACCCCAAGATGTGATGAATTATTTAGAAGAAACGAATCATGTTGTGCAGGAATTTGTTGAATTATGCAGCAAAGAAAAGTTTGAGGATTTCCTACCGATTTTATCGCGCTTATACCTCGAAC TGACGTGTCTGGTTGTTTTCGACGTAAGGCTTAACAGCTTCTCAAAAAAAGAGAGATTCGAAAATTCTAGGAGTTCAAAATTGATTAAGGCTGCTTTTGCAACGAACAGTGCAATCTTAAAGCTGGATAACGGATTTCAATTATGGCGGTATTTTGAAACGCCATTGTACCGAAAGCTACGTAAAGCTCAAATGTATATGGAAAC AATTGCATTAGAACTGGTATCCCTGAAAAAAGATAAAGAAGCTCGACAAAATAAATCATTTCTAAATGCTTATTTAGAAAATCCTGCTCTGGATATCAAGGACGTTGTGGGCATGGCTTGTGACATGTTACTTGCTGGCATAGACACT ACTACCTACAGCACAGCTTTTACATTATATCATCTTGCACGTAATCAAGATATACAGGAAAAATTGAGATCTGAAGCAATGCAATTATTACCTCGTCATGATCAACCAGTTACAGCTGATATTTTACGAAATGCTATGTACACCAAAGCTGTTATAAAAGAAAGTTTGCGATTAAATCCAATTTCTGTCGGAGTAGGTCGCATTTTGCAAACTGACGTCGTTATTAGCGGTTACAAAATACCCAAAGGG ACCGTGGTTGTGACGCAGAATCAAGTTATTTGTCGGCTCCCCGAATATTTTAGTAATCCCGACACGTTCATACCAGAAAGGTGGCTTCGTGAAAACTCGGAAAATAAAGCAAAATCAGTACATCCGTACGTGTTATTACCCTTTGGACATGGCCCCCGTTCTTGTATAGCCAGACGCTTTGCAGAACAAAATATGCAAGTACTCTTATTACGG ATCTCCAGACAGCTAAAATTTACTTGGCACGGCGGTCAACTTGGAATATTATCTTTGTTAATCAACAAACCtgatgcgccgctgaagctcgaatTCCGTGATATCGGGAAAGCAGATTCTACTTCTTAA
- the Rpt1 gene encoding 26S proteasome regulatory subunit Rpt1 produces the protein MPDYLGTDMRKMKTDDEKEEKEIKSLDEGDIALLKTYGQGQYTKSIKTVEEDIQTIIKRVNELTGIKESDTGLAPPALWDLTADKQILQNEQPLQVARCTKIINADSDDPKYIINVKQFAKFVVDLADSVAPTDIEEGMRVGVDRNKYQIHIPLPPKIDPTVTMMQVEEKPDVTYSDVGGCKEQIEKLREVVETPLLHPEKFINLGIEPPKGVLLFGPPGTGKTLCARAVANRTDACFIRVIGSELVQKYVGEGARMVRELFEMARSKKACLIFFDEIDAIGGARFDDGAGGDNEVQRTMLELINQLDGFDPRGNIKVLMATNRPDTLDPALMRPGRLDRKVEFGLPDLEGRTHIFKIHARSMSVERDIRFELLARLCPNSTGAEIRSVCTEAGMFAIRARRKVATEKDFLEAVNKVIKSYAKFSATPKYMTYN, from the exons atgccGGATTACTTAGGAACTGATATGCGTAAGATGAAAACCGACGATGAAAAGGAGGAGAAAGAAATAAAGT CTCTGGATGAAGGGGATATCGCTTTGCTCAAAACTTAT GGCCAAGGACAATATACGAAAAGCATTAAAACCGTCGAGGAGGATATTCAAACAATAATCAAACGTGTCAACGAATTAACAGGAATTAAAGAATCTGACACTGGTTTAGCACCACCTGCTCTTTGGGATCTGACCGCAGacaaacaaattttacaaaatgagCAACCATTGCAAGTTGCTCGGTGCACGAAAATAATCAATGCTGACTCTGATGatccaaaatatattataaacgTGAAACAGTTTGCTAAATTCGTGGTTGATTTAGCAGATTCAGTTGCTCCGACTGATATCGAAGAAGGCATGCGCGTGGGAGTAGATCGTAACAAGTACCAAATTCATATTCCACTGCCACCTAAAATTGATCCAACTGTGACTATGATGCAAGTCGAAGAAAAGCCTGATGTGACCTACAGTGATGTTGGTGGTTGTAAAGAACAAATCGAGAAATTAAGAGAAGTTGTTGAAACTCCTCTGTTACAT CCCGAAAAATTCATTAATCTGGGAATAGAACCACCTAAAGGAGTATTGTTGTTTGGCCCGCCAGGCACAGGAAAAACTTTGTGCGCCAGGGCCGTCGCTAATAGAACGGACGCGTGTTTCATACGTGTTATTGGTTCCGAATTGGTGCAGAAGTATGTCGGCGAG GGTGCGCGTATGGTGAGAGAATTGTTCGAAATGGCGCGTAGTAAAAAAGCATGCTTGATATTCTTTGACGAAATTGACGCTATCGGAGGAGCTCGTTTCGACGACGGAGCTGGCGGCGACAACGAAGTACAACGTACTATGTTGGAACTGATCAACCAATTAGACGG TTTCGATCCGAGAGGTAATATCAAAGTATTAATGGCAACAAATAGACCCGACACGTTAGATCCGGCGTTGATGCGACCAGGACGTCTAGACAGGAAAGTAGAATTTGGATTACCCGACTTGGAAGGTCGAAcgcacatttttaaaattcacgCGCGTTCTATGAGTGTCGAGAGGGACATAAGATTCGAACTTCTCGCGCGTTTGTGCCCTAACAGTACCGGAGCCGAAATTCGTTCCGTTTGCACCGAGGCGGGCATGTTCGCCATTCGCGCGCGTCGTAAAGTAGCGACGGAAAAAGACTTCCTAGAAGCCGTAAACAAAGTCATTAAATCTTACGCTAAATTCTCGGCAACGCCTAAATATATGACTTACAATTAA
- the LOC143347383 gene encoding endocuticle structural glycoprotein SgAbd-2 yields the protein MIRGRLDVPKRVAKCMNKENGKGKSSCASSYKCRHYLHMVLQIRSSSNRHHDIETVIMQHLFFVFALFCCAAGQFGSYRGFPNQNAYRPTPAPNYQQPLQPQYSPQYNSPGRFIAIRSQQKDTYPDGTYTFSYDTENGISVAESGRPQGTGQGQSEVVQGRFSYNAPDGTPITVEYTADENGFHPQGAHLPTPPPIPEAIRRALAANPPGPDDSDYRQPYNSNPYRRY from the exons ATGATACGAGGGCGACTAGATGTTCCGAAGAGAGTGGCTAAATGCATGAACAAGGAGAACGGGAAGGGAAAATCTTCCTGCGCGTCTTCATATAAATGCCGGCACTACTTGCACATGGTATTGCAGATTCGGTCTTCCTCAAATCGACATCACGACATAGAAACGGTCATCATGCAACATTTA TTCTTCGTCTTCGCGTTGTTCTGCTGCGCCGCGGGACAATTCGGATCGTACCGGGGTTTCCCGAATCAGAACGCATACAGGCCTACGCCAGCGCCGAATTACCAGCAGCCATTGCAGCCCCAGTACTCGCCACAATACAA TTCACCCGGAAGGTTTATAGCCATCCGCAGCCAACAGAAAGACACTTATCCGGATGGAACTTACACTTTTAGCTACGACACCGAGAATGGAATTTCCGTAGCTGAGAGCGGCCGTCCTCAAGGCACTGGACAGGGCCAGAGCGag GTTGTACAAGGTAGATTCTCGTATAACGCGCCAGATGGCACTCCTATCACTGTGGAGTACACTGCCGACGAAAATGGCTTTCATCCTCAAGGTGCACACTTGCCAACCCCGCCACCAATTCCAGAAGCCATCAGACGAGCCCTCGCTGCCAATCCTCCTGGACCCGATGATTCAGACTACAGACAACCCTACAACTCGAACCCCTACCGAAGATATTAG